One Siniperca chuatsi isolate FFG_IHB_CAS linkage group LG3, ASM2008510v1, whole genome shotgun sequence genomic region harbors:
- the lyl1 gene encoding T-cell acute lymphocytic leukemia protein 1 isoform X2 has product MMEKLNPTNRPASPTDLPRPSSSSSSSTPSPSGASVEQDSPLQNKTLASSDAISSPYPANKTGHKGHTDVPTAGSILSPIATTKANHLTDTTAAPEPIVMETEEKEKRGGPTTTTAPALSANGSPTLSSPPPLLPAPAKTSPCPLPLPASTASFPLSSSSSTLPPHIPVISLGHSKPPLPLSNTPLTALHPIPNLLHGPHVDLRRSQLTCLPVAGPAASGSSAGSGGPSAPSPGHLLPQQYLPTHPFFTSSYLGPSGGNYGVINNSRIKRRPSSHFEMEINECPPQKIARRVFTNSRERWRQQNVNGAFSELRKLIPTHPPDKKLSKNEILRLAVKYINFLVTLLNDQAQDKSGDSAEDEDESTTAGLDGNKQNPLFQCDTSPPSHTAPASSAHPALATVRRDRDSTDSVIALASPATSSCYGDTDSEESFGAKTSLVTHGILGKVKGHIRMLAATNDER; this is encoded by the exons ATGATGGAGAAGCTGAACCCCACCAACCGACCTGCCTCACCCACTGACCTACCTcgcccctcctcttcctcctcttcctccaccccctccccaTCCGGTGCCTCCGTGGAGCAGGACAGTCCCCTCCAGAACAAGACTTTAGCATCCTCGGATGCTATCAGCAGCCCGTATCCTGCTAACAAGACAGGGCACAAGGGACACACGGATGTCCCCACTGCTGGCTCAATTCTGTCCCCCATTGCCACGACGAAGGCCAATCACCTCACAGATACAACTGCTGCACCTGAGCCCATCGTCATGGAGACCGAGGAGAAGGAGAAGCGAGGAGGACCAACAACCACCACAGCCCCTGCTCTTTCTGCCAACGGGTCCCCAactctttcctctccacctccactCCTCCCGGCACCAGCCAAGACCTCCCCGTGCCCTCTACCACTTCCAGCGTCCACCGCGTCCTTCCCTTTGTCCTCATCATCCTCTACTCTTCCTCCACACATTCCAGTCATCAGCCTTGGTCACAGCAAACCCCCTCTTCCGCTCTCCAACACCCCTTTGACTGCCCTCCACCCAATTCCCAACCTCCTACATGGACCCCATGTGGACCTCCGCCGCAGTCAGCTGACCTGTTTGCCTGTGGCCGGCCCTGCAGCTTCTGGATCTTCTGCAGGTTCTGGGGGGCCGTCAGCTCCCTCCCCAGGACACCTGTTGCCTCAGCAGTACCTGCCTACACACCCCTTCTTCACCAG TTCTTACCTAGGTCCCTCAGGAGGAAACTATGGTGTCATCAACAATAGCCGGATCAAGAGAAGACCCTCGTCACACTTTGAGATGGAGATCAATGAAT GCCCACCTCAGAAAATCGCTCGCCGTGTCTTCACCAACAGCCGTGAGCGCTGGCGACAGCAGAACGTGAACGGGGCTTTCTCTGAGCTGAGAAAACTCATTCCCACACACCCACCTGACAAGAAGCTCAGCAAGAATGAAATCCTTCGTCTGGCTGTGAAATACATCAACTTCTTGGTCACTCTGCTCAATGACCAGGCACAGGACAAGAGCGGGGACTCAGCTGAGGATGAGGACGAAAGCACCACTGCTGGGTTAGATGGTAATAAACAGAACCCTCTTTTTCAGTGCGACACTTCTCCTCCGTCCCACACCGCCCCGGCATCCTCAGCCCATCCCGCCTTGGCGACAGTCCGCAGAGACAGAGACTCAACTGACTCAGTCATTGCTCTGGCCTCACCAGCAACGTCCAGTTGCTATGGTGACACAGACAGCGAGGAAAGCTTTGGGGCTAAGACCTCTTTGGTGACCCATGGCATTTTGggcaaggtcaaaggtcatatAAGGATGCTGGCAGCCACAAATGATGAGCGGTGA
- the lyl1 gene encoding T-cell acute lymphocytic leukemia protein 1 isoform X1: MMEKLNPTNRPASPTDLPRPSSSSSSSTPSPSGASVEQDSPLQNKTLASSDAISSPYPANKTGHKGHTDVPTAGSILSPIATTKANHLTDTTAAPEPIVMETEEKEKRGGPTTTTAPALSANGSPTLSSPPPLLPAPAKTSPCPLPLPASTASFPLSSSSSTLPPHIPVISLGHSKPPLPLSNTPLTALHPIPNLLHGPHVDLRRSQLTCLPVAGPAASGSSAGSGGPSAPSPGHLLPQQYLPTHPFFTSSYLGPSGGNYGVINNSRIKRRPSSHFEMEINECPAHLDSVYVCLTGPPQKIARRVFTNSRERWRQQNVNGAFSELRKLIPTHPPDKKLSKNEILRLAVKYINFLVTLLNDQAQDKSGDSAEDEDESTTAGLDGNKQNPLFQCDTSPPSHTAPASSAHPALATVRRDRDSTDSVIALASPATSSCYGDTDSEESFGAKTSLVTHGILGKVKGHIRMLAATNDER, from the exons ATGATGGAGAAGCTGAACCCCACCAACCGACCTGCCTCACCCACTGACCTACCTcgcccctcctcttcctcctcttcctccaccccctccccaTCCGGTGCCTCCGTGGAGCAGGACAGTCCCCTCCAGAACAAGACTTTAGCATCCTCGGATGCTATCAGCAGCCCGTATCCTGCTAACAAGACAGGGCACAAGGGACACACGGATGTCCCCACTGCTGGCTCAATTCTGTCCCCCATTGCCACGACGAAGGCCAATCACCTCACAGATACAACTGCTGCACCTGAGCCCATCGTCATGGAGACCGAGGAGAAGGAGAAGCGAGGAGGACCAACAACCACCACAGCCCCTGCTCTTTCTGCCAACGGGTCCCCAactctttcctctccacctccactCCTCCCGGCACCAGCCAAGACCTCCCCGTGCCCTCTACCACTTCCAGCGTCCACCGCGTCCTTCCCTTTGTCCTCATCATCCTCTACTCTTCCTCCACACATTCCAGTCATCAGCCTTGGTCACAGCAAACCCCCTCTTCCGCTCTCCAACACCCCTTTGACTGCCCTCCACCCAATTCCCAACCTCCTACATGGACCCCATGTGGACCTCCGCCGCAGTCAGCTGACCTGTTTGCCTGTGGCCGGCCCTGCAGCTTCTGGATCTTCTGCAGGTTCTGGGGGGCCGTCAGCTCCCTCCCCAGGACACCTGTTGCCTCAGCAGTACCTGCCTACACACCCCTTCTTCACCAG TTCTTACCTAGGTCCCTCAGGAGGAAACTATGGTGTCATCAACAATAGCCGGATCAAGAGAAGACCCTCGTCACACTTTGAGATGGAGATCAATGAAT GCCCTGCACACTTAgacagtgtttatgtgtgtctaACAGGCCCACCTCAGAAAATCGCTCGCCGTGTCTTCACCAACAGCCGTGAGCGCTGGCGACAGCAGAACGTGAACGGGGCTTTCTCTGAGCTGAGAAAACTCATTCCCACACACCCACCTGACAAGAAGCTCAGCAAGAATGAAATCCTTCGTCTGGCTGTGAAATACATCAACTTCTTGGTCACTCTGCTCAATGACCAGGCACAGGACAAGAGCGGGGACTCAGCTGAGGATGAGGACGAAAGCACCACTGCTGGGTTAGATGGTAATAAACAGAACCCTCTTTTTCAGTGCGACACTTCTCCTCCGTCCCACACCGCCCCGGCATCCTCAGCCCATCCCGCCTTGGCGACAGTCCGCAGAGACAGAGACTCAACTGACTCAGTCATTGCTCTGGCCTCACCAGCAACGTCCAGTTGCTATGGTGACACAGACAGCGAGGAAAGCTTTGGGGCTAAGACCTCTTTGGTGACCCATGGCATTTTGggcaaggtcaaaggtcatatAAGGATGCTGGCAGCCACAAATGATGAGCGGTGA